The sequence CCTCATAAAGATGTTATGGTTATTCATCCCGACAACCTCTACCTTCCCGGTGCTATGAGACATAATAAATCTAGCCCGCTTTGCAAGACCTGAACATTGTTTAAATGCAGTATGCATAATCTGGTATGACTTTTCTACTGGAACTGTATAGATCTGGTTTCCTATTGTCGGCCTGCACTGGAAGACATAATATGGCGAAATTCCCTGGAATGATAATTTTTTAAATAATTGGGCCATAATGGCTGGATTATTATTCACTCCATCGATAACCGGAGTCTGGTTTACAATAATGGCACCTGCCTGCTGAAGCATCCCGATTGCCTGTATTGATTCGGGGGATATCTCTGCCGGATGGTTGAAATGAGCCATGATGTATATTTTTTTGTTTTCTTTGGATGACTCATTGATCAGAGAGATGAAATCCGGATCCCCGGTAATCCTTCCAGGATTATATGCCAGCATTTTTGTTCCTATCCGGATGATTCCAACATGATCGATAGACTTCAACTCATTGATTACTTTTCGGAGGTGTGGTGTTGAAAGGATGAGCGGATCACCACCTGATAACAGTACATCGGTAACTTCAGTATGATCTCTGATGTATCCTAGTGCCGGAGTATAATCTCTGACAGTCTGCCTTTGACAGTCCATGAAAAGACGTTTTCTGAAGCAAAAACGACAAATGCCACCGCACTCATCTGAAAGAAGGAACAGAGATGTCTGGGGATATTTATGCTGCAATCCATGTTGGACTGTGTAATTTTGTTCCTGGGATGGATCACGGCTGCCGATCATAGATAGTTCACCAGGATCTGGGAAAATGATTCTTTTTAGTGGATCGTTAGGATTATTCCAATCGATAAGAGAGAGATAATGACGTGATGCACGGAATGGGAATCGTTCTGTCACCTGTAAAAGGCTCTCTTGTTCGCTTTTTTTCAGAGACTGAAAGTATGGGATCCTGGTAATGTCTGTAATATATGTTCCTTTCATCGTGTTCACCTCCTGGTGGTTAACAATAAACCCCTGGGTGTAGGAGGGAATCCCTCGGGGTATAGAGTATCCGGGCAATGGTCAATAAGATTGGTATTCTGAAAGTCCCGGTTAAGGAATAATTGGGGATCCTCATATTTATAGTTTCTTAGATCTGATTACTATTAGTAATGATCTTGATTTATCACATACCACAATGTATTTCTAGGTCAAAGAAAAACGAT comes from Methanospirillum hungatei and encodes:
- a CDS encoding KamA family radical SAM protein, producing MKGTYITDITRIPYFQSLKKSEQESLLQVTERFPFRASRHYLSLIDWNNPNDPLKRIIFPDPGELSMIGSRDPSQEQNYTVQHGLQHKYPQTSLFLLSDECGGICRFCFRKRLFMDCQRQTVRDYTPALGYIRDHTEVTDVLLSGGDPLILSTPHLRKVINELKSIDHVGIIRIGTKMLAYNPGRITGDPDFISLINESSKENKKIYIMAHFNHPAEISPESIQAIGMLQQAGAIIVNQTPVIDGVNNNPAIMAQLFKKLSFQGISPYYVFQCRPTIGNQIYTVPVEKSYQIMHTAFKQCSGLAKRARFIMSHSTGKVEVVGMNNHNIFMRYHQAADPEDYDKFMISHSNPQARWFDDYEPFTPGTGPIREWLFEYDPAAYREVATY